The Panthera uncia isolate 11264 chromosome C2, Puncia_PCG_1.0, whole genome shotgun sequence genome contains a region encoding:
- the LOC125922069 gene encoding keratin-associated protein 21-2-like: protein MCCNYYRNSCGSCGHGCDYGCGCGSGYGCGYGCGYGSGSGCGYGCGYKSGYGSACCGCRPFSYRRCYSSCC, encoded by the coding sequence ATGTGTTGCAACTACTATAGAAACTCATGTGGTAGCTGTGGCCATGGCTGTGACTATGGCTGTGGCTGTGGTTCTGGATATGGCTGTGGCTATGGCTGTGGATACGGCTCTGGCAGTGGCTGTGGATATGGCTGTGGATACAAGTCTGGCTATGGCTCTGCCTGCTGTGGATGCAGACCATTTTCCTACAGAAGATGTTATTCATCTTGCTGCTAG
- the LOC125922070 gene encoding keratin-associated protein 21-1-like codes for MCYNYYGNSYRGCGYGSGCGCGYGSGYGCGYVSGCGYGYGSGCGYGSRYGCGYGCGYGCGYGSGCGCGYGCGYGCGYGSGCGCGHGSRYGCGYGSGCCTCRPFCYRKCCSSCC; via the coding sequence ATGTGTTACAACTATTATGGAAACTCTTACAGGGGCTGTGGATATGGCTCTGGCTGTGGCTGTGGATATGGCTCTGGCTATGGCTGTGGATATGTCTCTGGTTGTGGCTATGGATATGGCTCTGGCTGTGGATATGGTTCCAGATATGGCTGTGGCTATGGCTGTGGATATGGTTGTGGATATGGctctggctgtggctgtggctatGGCTGTGGATATGGTTGTGGATATGGctctggctgtggctgtggccatGGTTCCAGATATGGCTGTGGCTATGGAAGTGGCTGCTGTACCTGCCGACCATTTTGCTACAGAAAATGCTGTTCTTCTTGCTGCTAG
- the LOC125921501 gene encoding keratin-associated protein 21-1-like, with product MCCNYYGNSCGGCGSGCGCGYGCGYGSRYGCGYGSGCGSGCGSGCGSGCGSGCGSGCGYGSGRGYGSKGGYGCGYSSRYGCGYGCGSGSGCGYGSKGGYGCGFSSRYGCGYGCGY from the coding sequence ATGTGTTGTAACTACTACGGAAACTCCTGTGGCGGCTGTGGCTCTGGCTGTGGCTGTGGATATGGATGTGGCTATGGCTCCCGCTATGGCTGCGGCTATGGCTCTGGCTGTGGCTCTGGCTGTGGCTCTGGATGTGGCTCTGGCTGTGGCTCTGGATGTGGCTCTGGCTGTGGCTATGGCTCTGGCCGAGGATATGGTTCTAAAGGCGGATATGGCTGTGGATACAGCTCCCGCTATGGCTGTGGATATGGCtgtggctctggctctggctgtgGATATGGCTCCAAAGGAGGATACGGCTGTGGGTTCAGCTCCCGCTATGGCTGCGGCTATGGCTGTGGCTACTAA